A portion of the Limanda limanda chromosome 3, fLimLim1.1, whole genome shotgun sequence genome contains these proteins:
- the arl6 gene encoding ADP-ribosylation factor-like protein 6: protein MGLFDKLAGWLGLKKEVNVLCLGLDNSGKTTIINKLKPSNAQAQDIVPTIGFSIEKFKTSSLSFTVFDMSGQGRYRNLWEHYYKEGQAIIFVIDSADKLRMVVAKEELDTLLNHPDIKHRRIPILFFANKMDVRDALSSVKVSQLLCLENIKDKPWHICATDALKGEGLQEGVDWLQDQIKTLRT, encoded by the exons ATGGGGCTGTTTGACAAGTTGGCGGGATGGCTGGGGCTGAAGAAGGAGGTGAATGTTCTATGTCTCGGTCTGGACAACAGCGGAAAGACCACCATCATCAACAAACTCAAGCCGTCCAAT GCCCAGGCACAAGACATCGTCCCAACCATTGGTTTCAGCATAGAGAAGTTCAAGACCTCCAG TCTTTCCTTCACAGTGTTTGACATGTCAGGTCAAGGCAGGTACAGAAACCTCTGGGAGCATTACTACAA GGAAGGTCAGGCGATCATATTTGTCATTGATAGTGCAGACAAATTGAGGATGGTTGTTGCCAAAGAAGAACTGGACACATTACTGAATCATCCCG ATATTAAACACAGGAGGATCCCCATCCTTTTCTTTGCAAACAAGATGGATGTCAGGGATGCTCTGTCGTCAGTCAAGGTCTCCCAGCTGCTCTGTTTGGAGAACATCAAAGACAAACCCTGGCACATCTG TGCCACAGATGCTCTGAAAGGAGAAGGTTTACAGGAGGGAGTCGACTGGTTGCAAG ATCAAATCAAAACATTGAGAACATGA